A stretch of the Lineus longissimus chromosome 10, tnLinLong1.2, whole genome shotgun sequence genome encodes the following:
- the LOC135494899 gene encoding uncharacterized protein LOC135494899, translating to MPGDLIERLIFEIEKHPMIYDKSLAEFKDTERKERVWKQIGDKANLTVGLAKTKWKSVRDAIRKYLDAIPIPKSGQGRTKPKKEYKYAKMLEFLRPHMENRKSSGNLEDLDTDTIEAGDDIPIDNINVEDELELGDGTSSEYNDKQPETFAAPKPRCQQKKKASKPASEVDDAIVSYIKSKNEKKPKQPDEDENISDFMKSMIASIKKFPPQIRSSIMFKIHGLVHEAEMHVIYGSSGNQASQHIQGNPSTSTGFSNVGSCMGMGQMQQQSSNSTNWNAPNLM from the exons ATGCCAGGTGACTTGATAGAAAGACTCATTTTTGAGATCGAAAAGCACCCAATGATATATGATAAGTCCCTAGCCGAATTCAAAGATACTGAAAGGAAAGAAAGGGTATGGAAGCAAATTGGTGATAAAGCTAATTTAACAG TTGGACTTGCGAAGACGAAGTGGAAGAGTGTCCGCGACGCTATTAGGAAATATTTAGATGCCATTCCCATACCGAAAAGTGGTCAGGGCAGGACGAAACCCAAGAAGGAATACAAGTATGCAAAGATGTTGGAGTTCCTGAGGCCACATATGGAGAACCGCAA GTCTTCTGGCAATCTTGAGGACCTTGATACAGATACAATTGAAGCAGGCGATGATATTCCGATTGATAATATCAATGTCGAAGACGAACTCGAGTTGGGTGATGGAACCTCATCGGAATACAATGACAAACAACCAGAAACATTCGCTGCACCAAAACCCAGATGCCAACAAAAGAAAAAGGCTTCAAAACCAGCATCTGAGGTGGATGACGCCATAGTTTCTTACATCAAAAGCAAGAATGAAAAGAAGCCAAAACAACCGGAtgaggatgaaaatatttctgacttTATGAAATCAATGATTGCGAGTATCAAAAAGTTTCCGCCACAAATTAGATCCAGCATCATGTTCAAAATTCATGGTTTAGTGCATGAGGCCGAAATGCATGTAATCTACGGGAGCAGTGGCAACCAAGCATCCCAGCATATCCAGGGTAACCCATCCACCTCGACCGGCTTCTCCAATGTTGGTTCGTGCATGGGTATGGGCCAGATGCAACAACAATCAAGCAATTCGACAAATTGGAATGCTCCAAATTTAATGTAA
- the LOC135495000 gene encoding uncharacterized protein LOC135495000, whose translation METFLLYLASGGYHRQIGYTQGIAKSTAILHSREVSDFFMDIAGEHIAFPRREELDQLSTSLQDIDGVEKHVVMYLDGVIIKIQRPDHAGDAYYCGRPGKSCDSINTQYIVDKFGRVRHLITGLPGATHDKTATEWGDDFMRYLDQLPDDDVVLGDAAYRNLHPAVLVPFIGNNLQPDQFAFNNRCTRIRQIVERTIGASELKWRMNQMKENRYPAKYGPLFAAKCTIATCVLHNRYTNFLG comes from the coding sequence ATGGAGACATTTTTGCTGTATTTGGCCTCTGGTGGCTACCACCGACAAATTGGATACACACAGGGTATAGCCAAATCAACAGCCATATTACACAGTAGGGAAGTTTCAGACTTCTTTATGGATATAGCTGGCGAGCACATTGCATTTCCACGGAGGGAAGAACTTGACCAGTTAAGCACTAGCCTTCAGGATATAGATGGTGttgaaaaacatgttgtcatGTATTTGGATGGTGTAATCATAAAAATTCAGCGTCCAGATCATGCTGGAGACGCTTACTACTGTGGCCGGCCTGGTAAAAGCTGTGACTCTATAAACACCCAGTATATTGTTGACAAGTTTGGCAGAGTACGTCATCTCATCACAGGGCTTCCAGGAGCAACACATGACAAGACTGCTACAGAATGGGGTGATGACTTCATGAGATACTTGGATCAACTTCCGGACGATGATGTTGTGCTTGGTGATGCTGCTTACCGGAATTTGCATCCTGCTGTTTTGGTCCCATTTATAGGAAATAACCTTCAACCAGACCAGTTCGCTTTCAACAATCGCTGTACCAGAATTCGTCAAATTGTTGAACGTACCATTGGGGCATCTGAACTCAAATGGCGCATGAATCAAATGAAGGAGAATAGGTATCCTGCCAAGTATGGCCCCTTATTTGCTGCCAAATGTACCATTGCAACTTGTGTGTTACATAATCGATACACCAATTTCTTGGGGTAA